The following coding sequences lie in one Equus przewalskii isolate Varuska chromosome 25, EquPr2, whole genome shotgun sequence genomic window:
- the GSTZ1 gene encoding maleylacetoacetate isomerase isoform X1 encodes MTESGKPILYSYFRSSCSWRVRIALALKSIDYETIPINLIKDGGQQFSEEFQKLNPMKQVPALKIDGTTIGQSLAIIEYLEETRPTPRLLPQDPKKRAHVRMISDLIASGIQPLQNLSVLKEVGQENQLTWAQEAINFGFNALEHILQTTAGKYCVGNEVSMADLCLVPQVANAERFKVDLTPYPTISRINKSLLALEAFQVSHPCRQPDTPPELRA; translated from the exons ATGACCGAGTCTGGCAAG CCTATCCTCTATTCCTATTTCCGAAGCTCCTGCTCATGGAGAGTTCGAATTG CTCTGGCCTTGAAAAGCATTGACTATGAAACGATACCCATCAACCTCATAAAGGATGGGGGACAACAG TTCTCTGAGGAATTCCAGAAACTGAATCCCATGAAGCAGGTGCCGGCCCTCAAGATTGATGGGACCACCATTGGCCAGTCA CTGGCCATCATTGAGTACCTGGAGGAGACTCGGCCCACTCCGCgactcctgcctcaggacccAAAGAAGAGGGCCCACGTGCGCATGATTTCCGACCTCATCGCCAGCGGCATCCAGCCTCTGCAG AACCTGTCTGTCCTGAAGGAAGTGGGACAGGAGAACCAGCTGACCTGGGCCCAGGAGGCCATCAATTTTGGCTTTAATG CTCTGGAGCACATCCTGCAGACCACAGCGGGGAAGTACTGTGTGGGAAATGAG GTGTCCATGGCTGATCTGTGCTTAGTGCCTCAGGTGGCAAATGCTGAAAG GTTCAAGGTGGATCTCACTCCCTACCCTACCATCAGCCGCATCAACAAGTCGCTGCTAGCCTTGGAGGCCTTCCAAGTGTCTCACCCCTGCCGGCAGCCGGATACACCCCCTGAGCTGAGAGCCTAG
- the GSTZ1 gene encoding maleylacetoacetate isomerase isoform X2, translating to MQAGKPILYSYFRSSCSWRVRIALALKSIDYETIPINLIKDGGQQFSEEFQKLNPMKQVPALKIDGTTIGQSLAIIEYLEETRPTPRLLPQDPKKRAHVRMISDLIASGIQPLQNLSVLKEVGQENQLTWAQEAINFGFNALEHILQTTAGKYCVGNEVSMADLCLVPQVANAERFKVDLTPYPTISRINKSLLALEAFQVSHPCRQPDTPPELRA from the exons ATGCAAGCGGGGAAG CCTATCCTCTATTCCTATTTCCGAAGCTCCTGCTCATGGAGAGTTCGAATTG CTCTGGCCTTGAAAAGCATTGACTATGAAACGATACCCATCAACCTCATAAAGGATGGGGGACAACAG TTCTCTGAGGAATTCCAGAAACTGAATCCCATGAAGCAGGTGCCGGCCCTCAAGATTGATGGGACCACCATTGGCCAGTCA CTGGCCATCATTGAGTACCTGGAGGAGACTCGGCCCACTCCGCgactcctgcctcaggacccAAAGAAGAGGGCCCACGTGCGCATGATTTCCGACCTCATCGCCAGCGGCATCCAGCCTCTGCAG AACCTGTCTGTCCTGAAGGAAGTGGGACAGGAGAACCAGCTGACCTGGGCCCAGGAGGCCATCAATTTTGGCTTTAATG CTCTGGAGCACATCCTGCAGACCACAGCGGGGAAGTACTGTGTGGGAAATGAG GTGTCCATGGCTGATCTGTGCTTAGTGCCTCAGGTGGCAAATGCTGAAAG GTTCAAGGTGGATCTCACTCCCTACCCTACCATCAGCCGCATCAACAAGTCGCTGCTAGCCTTGGAGGCCTTCCAAGTGTCTCACCCCTGCCGGCAGCCGGATACACCCCCTGAGCTGAGAGCCTAG